GACCAGATCGACAAGGCGCCGGAGGAAAAAGAGCGCGGGATAACGATCGCGACGGCGCACGTGGAGTATGAGACGGTGAACCGTCATTATGCGCATGTGGATTGTCCGGGTCATGCGGACTATATCAAGAACATGATCACGGGTGCGGCCCAGATGGACGGTGCGATATTGGTGGTGGCGGCCGATGACGGACCGATGCCGCAGACGCGGGAGCACATATTGCTGGCGCGTCAGGTGGGTGTGCCGCGCATTGTGGTATTTTTGAACAAGTGCGACATGGTCGATGATGAGGAGTTGATCGAGCTGGTGGAGCTGGAGCTGCGCGAGCTTTTGACCAAGTATGAGTTTCCTGGGGATGACACGCCGATTATTCGGGGCAGTGCGCTCAAGGCGTTGGAGAGTGATGATCCGGACAGTGCGGAGGCCAAGTGCATCTTTGAGTTGATGAATGCGATCGACACGTTCATTCCGGAGCCGAAGCGAGACATCGACAAGCCGTTTTTGATGCCGATCGAGGATGTGTTCAGCATCTCGGGTCGTGGCACGGTGGTGACGGGTCGTGTGGAGCGAGGGATCATCAAGGTGGGTGACAACGTGGAGATCGTAGGGATTCGTCCGACGATCAAGACGGTGTGCACGGGCGTGGAGATGTTCCGCAAGCTGTTGGACGAGGGTCAGGCTGGTGACAACATTGGTGTGTTGCTGCGCGGGACCAAGCGGGATGAAGTGGAGCGGGGCCAGGTGGTGGCGGTACCGGGCACGATTACGCCGCACACCAAGTTCAAGGCTGAGGCGTACATATTGAGCAAGGAAGAAGGCGGGCGGCACACGCCGTTTTTCAATGGGTATCGGCCGCAGTTTTATTTTCGGACGACGGATGTGACGGGGATATTGAATTTGCCCGAGGGCGTAGAGATGGTGATGCCTGGGGACAATGTGGCGATCACGGCCGAGTTGATTACGCCGATCGCGATGGAAAAAGAGTTGAGATTTGCCATCCGCGAAGGTGGA
This Desulfatitalea tepidiphila DNA region includes the following protein-coding sequences:
- the tuf gene encoding elongation factor Tu, which encodes MAKAKFERKKPHVNVGTIGHIDHGKTTLTAAITKHNGLKGMAEFVPFDQIDKAPEEKERGITIATAHVEYETVNRHYAHVDCPGHADYIKNMITGAAQMDGAILVVAADDGPMPQTREHILLARQVGVPRIVVFLNKCDMVDDEELIELVELELRELLTKYEFPGDDTPIIRGSALKALESDDPDSAEAKCIFELMNAIDTFIPEPKRDIDKPFLMPIEDVFSISGRGTVVTGRVERGIIKVGDNVEIVGIRPTIKTVCTGVEMFRKLLDEGQAGDNIGVLLRGTKRDEVERGQVVAVPGTITPHTKFKAEAYILSKEEGGRHTPFFNGYRPQFYFRTTDVTGILNLPEGVEMVMPGDNVAITAELITPIAMEKELRFAIREGGRTVGAGVVSEIIE